The Ischnura elegans unplaced genomic scaffold, ioIscEleg1.1, whole genome shotgun sequence genome includes a region encoding these proteins:
- the LOC124173613 gene encoding late histone H1-like has protein sequence MVRYLEGGKRENFIASYLSSETMADATAAAAAAPPAAQPSGTAAVKPLPAASAASKKASKGAASKKARAKPSHPPTSEMVNNAVKSLKERGGSSLQAIKKYIAASYKVDAEKLSPFIKKYLKSAVTSGTLVQTKGKGASGSFKLSSTTLKDKAAPAAAKAKKTAAKKTAAAKKPKPAKKEKAATKRSAPKERSKSAPPAKKAKKADKPKKKPAAAKPAAKAAKSPSKAKKAPTKPKAPKPKKTPTKPKPAAAKKAAAAPKKK, from the coding sequence atggtacgatatctcGAAGGTGGGAAACGCGAAAATTTCATCGCTTCATACCTCTCGTCCGAGACCATGGCAGACGCTACCGCAGCAGCCGCAGCAGCGCCCCCGGCGGCCCAGCCGTCCGGCACCGCAGCCGTCAAGCCCCTGCCCGCCGCCTCCGCAGCATCCAAGAAGGCCAGCAAGGGCGCCGCCTCCAAGAAGGCCCGCGCAAAGCCCTCGCATCCACCGACCTCCGAGATGGTCAACAACGCCGTCAAGAGCCTCAAGGAACGCGGCGGCTCCTCCCTCCAGGCCATCAAGAAGTACATCGCCGCCTCCTACAAGGTCGACGCCGAGAAGCTCTCCCCCTTCATCAAGAAGTACCTCAAGTCCGCCGTCACCTCCGGCACACTCGTGCAGACCAAGGGCAAGGGAGCGTCGGGGTCCTTCAAGCTGAGCTCCACCACGCTGAAGGACAAGGCTGCACCCGCTGCAGCCAAGGCGAAGAAGACCGCAGCCAAGAAGACCGCCGCGGCCAAGAAGCCGAAGCCcgcgaagaaggagaaggctgccaccaagcggtccgcgcCCAAGGAGCGCTCCAAGTCCGCGCCTCCTGCGAAGAAGGCAAAGAAAGCAGACAAGCCCAAGAAGAAGCCCGCAGCAGCCAAGCCAGCGGCGAAGGCAGCAAAGTCCCCATCGAAGGCAAAGAAGGCGCCCACCAAGCCCAAGGCGCCCAAGCCCAAGAAGACGCCCACCAAGCCCAAGCCCGCGGCAGCAAAGAAGGCCGCCGCCGCCCCCAAGAAGAAGTGA
- the LOC124173625 gene encoding histone H4, with translation MTGRGKGGKGLGKGGAKRHRKVLRDNIQGITKPAIRRLARRGGVKRISGLIYEETRGVLKVFLENVIRDAVTYTEHAKRKTVTAMDVVYALKRQGRTLYGFGG, from the coding sequence ATGACCGGACGAGGCAAGGGAGGAAAAGGCTTGGGGAAAGGAGGCGCCAAGCGTCATCGCAAGGTTCTTCGCGACAACATCCAGGGCATCACCAAGCCGGCCATTCGCCGTCTGGCCCGCCGCGGAGGTGTCAAGCGTATCTCCGGACTCATCTACGAGGAGACCCGCGGTGTCCTCAAGGTGTTCCTTGAGAACGTGATCCGTGACGCCGTCACCTACACCGAACACGCCAAGAGGAAGACCGTGACCGCCATGGACGTCGTGTACGCCCTCAAGCGCCAGGGACGCACCCTGTACGGATTCGGTGGTTAG
- the LOC124173616 gene encoding histone H2A: MSGRGKGGKVKGKSKSRSSRAGLQFPVGRIHRLLRKGNYAERVGAGAPVYLAAVMEYLAAEVLELAGNAARDNKKTRIIPRHLQLAIRNDEELNKLLSGVTIAQGGVLPNIQAVLLPKKTEKKA; encoded by the coding sequence ATGTCTGGACGCGGAAAAGGAGGCAAAGTCAAGGGAAAGTCCAAGTCCCGTTCCAGCAGGGCCGGACTTCAGTTCCCCGTGGGACGTATCCACCGTCTGCTCCGCAAGGGCAACTACGCCGAGCGCGTTGGTGCCGGTGCCCCCGTGTACCTCGCCGCCGTCATGGAGTACCTGGCCGCCGAAGTCCTGGAATTGGCAGGCAACGCTGCCCGTGACAACAAGAAGACGAGGATCATTCCCCGTCATCTTCAGCTGGCCATCCGCAACGACGAGGAGTTGAACAAGCTCCTGTCTGGCGTCACCATCGCCCAGGGTGGTGTCTTGCCCAACATCCAGGCCGTGCTTCTGCCCAAGAAGACCGAGAAGAAGGCTTAA
- the LOC124173621 gene encoding histone H2B produces the protein MPPKTSGKAAKKAGKAQKNISKGDKKKKRRRKESYAIYIYKVLKQVHPDTGISSKAMNIMNSFVNDIFERIAAEASRLAHYNKRSTITSREVQTAVRLLLPGELAKHAVSEGTKAVTKYTSSK, from the coding sequence ATGCCACCCAAGACTAGCGGAAAGGCTGCCAAGAAGGCCGGCAAGGCCCAGAAGAACATCTCCAAGGGAGACAAGAAGAAGAAGCGCAGGAGGAAGGAGAGCtacgcaatctacatctacaaggtcTTGAAGCAGGTCCACCCTGACACCGGTATCTCCTCCAAGGCCATGAACATCATGAACTCCTTCGTCAACGACATCTTCGAGAGGATCGCCGCCGAGGCTTCCCGTCTCGCTCATTACAACAAGCGCTCCACCATCACCTCCAGGGAGGTGCAGACCGCCGTCAGGCTCCTGCTCCCCGGTGAACTGGCCAAGCACGCCGTGTCTGAGGGCACCAAGGCTGTGACCAAGTACACCAGCTCCAAGTAA